A single genomic interval of Clostridium facile harbors:
- a CDS encoding Smr/MutS family protein: MTLDNKKQIITVDLHNMVKEQAKRYLEQFLNSISINVKEVHIIHGYHSGTTLQNMIQKCLKHPRIKQKIKSFNQGVTILYLK, encoded by the coding sequence ATGACTTTAGATAATAAAAAACAAATTATAACTGTGGATCTACACAATATGGTAAAAGAACAAGCAAAACGTTATTTAGAACAATTTTTAAACTCTATTAGTATAAATGTAAAAGAAGTTCATATTATCCATGGGTATCATTCTGGTACAACCCTACAAAATATGATTCAAAAATGTCTGAAACATCCTCGTATCAAGCAAAAGATAAAATCATTTAATCAAGGGGTTACAATACTTTATTTAAAATAA
- a CDS encoding glycosyl hydrolase, producing the protein MQGVYAYTLESTESNGSRINDVSVGEYQVHDITPVDLMAEGAVDTNTNTVEYTNNTGYPVHIVAIWLHGTCQTAEPSVATNYTVNYMDPYGIEALKEYWDEYILTPDMEELIRENGKVELYMDSLELSCFNRNNREMIWGLEMREGFMEEYGYDPIPWIPFVRGNHRSGGATSFYEAYSDADKGKTAQVRNDILEYVTKMYSENTLEPLREWLHEKGMTLRAEISYNQPFEISTPAEFVDGVETESLDFESQIDRYRGMSGGAHVFNKLYSVEMGALGNATYKMNIDQHTQHIYAAFAGGVQKNVLHGYSSIVGSDQVLWPGNDGMLNTYPERFSERQPSSIHYKEWTTMISRYQKMLQQGVSKMDFAILRTDYHFDSLHRRAEALQTPAQYEVGHYFRDLTMQQMGYNYEYFASSILENEEYIEFKDGQINPDTMGYKAVILYQEQISLSSAKKLLEFTQQGLPVVFVNGLSEVIECQSDTVYNTWQHGEAASKSMYSYDSDEEVQAVVAQIKALPNSRTVTASENGIDNDAYLALQELGVYPRAAFDETNHNIVTTMRETNDEVYLYAYNHRWDQQEAYEVEITLDIPGKPYQYNAYTGEIEPLNYSLQNGKTVFSLTV; encoded by the coding sequence TTGCAAGGTGTTTATGCATATACACTGGAAAGCACTGAATCCAATGGTAGCAGGATCAATGATGTTAGTGTTGGAGAATATCAGGTTCATGATATTACACCTGTTGACCTAATGGCAGAAGGAGCAGTGGATACCAACACAAATACAGTAGAATATACTAATAACACAGGTTATCCTGTCCATATTGTGGCAATATGGCTTCATGGTACCTGTCAAACCGCTGAACCATCCGTGGCTACAAACTATACTGTCAATTATATGGACCCCTATGGAATCGAAGCTTTGAAAGAATATTGGGATGAATATATTCTTACACCGGATATGGAAGAATTAATCCGGGAAAACGGCAAGGTAGAACTGTATATGGACTCTCTTGAACTAAGCTGTTTTAACCGTAATAATCGGGAAATGATTTGGGGCTTAGAGATGAGAGAAGGATTTATGGAAGAATATGGATATGATCCTATTCCTTGGATTCCATTTGTCCGTGGTAACCACCGCTCCGGTGGAGCTACTAGCTTTTATGAAGCTTATTCTGACGCAGATAAAGGCAAAACTGCTCAGGTCAGAAACGATATCCTAGAATATGTAACTAAAATGTATTCAGAAAACACACTGGAACCTCTGCGTGAATGGCTGCATGAAAAAGGTATGACACTGCGTGCAGAAATTTCCTACAACCAGCCTTTTGAAATTTCGACTCCGGCTGAGTTTGTAGACGGTGTTGAGACGGAATCCCTTGATTTTGAATCACAAATTGACCGATACCGTGGTATGTCCGGAGGAGCCCATGTATTTAATAAACTATATTCTGTTGAGATGGGCGCTTTGGGTAACGCAACCTATAAAATGAATATTGACCAGCATACACAACATATTTATGCAGCATTTGCTGGCGGTGTCCAAAAAAATGTGTTACATGGTTATTCTAGTATTGTAGGTAGCGACCAAGTATTATGGCCTGGAAACGACGGAATGCTAAATACCTATCCAGAACGGTTTAGTGAAAGGCAACCATCCAGCATTCATTACAAAGAATGGACAACCATGATTTCCCGCTATCAAAAAATGTTGCAACAAGGCGTTTCAAAAATGGATTTTGCAATCCTACGTACCGACTACCACTTTGATAGTTTACACCGTAGAGCGGAGGCACTCCAAACACCTGCACAATATGAAGTAGGCCATTACTTCAGAGATTTGACTATGCAACAGATGGGTTATAACTATGAGTACTTTGCTTCATCAATTTTAGAAAATGAAGAATATATTGAATTTAAAGATGGACAGATTAATCCTGACACAATGGGATATAAAGCTGTCATCCTCTATCAGGAACAGATCTCACTTTCCAGCGCAAAAAAACTGCTTGAGTTTACTCAGCAAGGTTTACCAGTTGTATTTGTAAATGGGTTGAGTGAAGTAATTGAATGCCAAAGCGATACTGTTTACAATACCTGGCAGCATGGAGAAGCAGCTAGCAAATCCATGTACAGTTATGATTCTGATGAAGAAGTACAGGCAGTTGTTGCACAAATCAAAGCTTTACCAAACTCAAGGACAGTGACTGCATCTGAAAATGGTATTGATAATGATGCTTACTTAGCATTGCAAGAACTTGGAGTTTATCCACGTGCAGCATTTGATGAAACCAATCACAATATTGTAACTACAATGCGTGAAACTAATGATGAAGTTTATCTGTACGCATATAACCACAGATGGGATCAGCAAGAAGCTTATGAAGTTGAAATCACACTCGATATACCTGGTAAACCTTATCAATACAATGCTTATACTGGTGAAATAGAACCATTGAACTATAGTTTACAAAATGGTAAAACAGTATTTTCCTTAACAGTTTAA
- a CDS encoding FIVAR domain-containing protein, with the protein MVVLDKNSADSLHVVSTTADKAYISEGSVYMLASQTGNYTATLSDGSTVTQDITVPNDIELPTWNLTVEKWSPDLNGIQEYATESRPEGWASDIIGEEASERLFGNPVSPAYSSTEYIWPTSKENINVGPISDLISWKDIPELGEYVSGIGYYETTFTLPDNWNSSNGAYLDIESISGQTGAVYVNGQKVSVLNPRDTVADITDFLSPGENTIKVEVTSILMNALRDLYRPGGLYEEHTTNDRYPGWTGNADSENNQSRDFGMTGNVVLKTYTKSVTVEVNKDILNSVITYAENAKSSGEYDNAIESVQKSFDKALENAKAVADNAVATQKEVDVAWQTLLNEIHKLGFIAGDKAELASLIEAANGINAELDRYIEAGKADFTAALETAQAVYQNGDAMQSEINEAADNLLNAMLNLRYKADKTILEEVIAEAGKVDASVYTAESYAVLTAAVNNAKAVMENENATQEEVDTAVVSVQEAMKGLVAVEKPSTETSDDNKADSTQTGQESTTTKANAAKTGDITPIAGAITIVVAGTVLLISRKKK; encoded by the coding sequence ATGGTAGTACTGGATAAAAACAGTGCCGATAGCCTACATGTTGTCAGTACAACTGCAGATAAAGCATATATTTCAGAGGGTTCCGTTTATATGCTCGCTTCTCAAACCGGTAACTATACGGCTACATTAAGTGATGGTTCCACTGTAACACAAGATATCACGGTTCCAAATGATATTGAGTTGCCAACCTGGAATTTGACTGTTGAAAAATGGTCTCCAGATTTGAACGGTATCCAAGAATATGCTACAGAATCCCGTCCAGAAGGTTGGGCTTCTGATATTATCGGTGAGGAAGCATCAGAACGTCTCTTTGGTAATCCTGTTTCTCCAGCTTATTCCTCTACAGAATATATTTGGCCTACTAGCAAAGAAAATATTAATGTTGGTCCAATCTCTGACCTTATATCCTGGAAAGACATTCCGGAATTAGGTGAATATGTATCCGGCATTGGATATTATGAGACAACATTTACCCTTCCAGATAACTGGAATAGTAGTAATGGTGCATATTTGGATATTGAATCCATTAGCGGACAGACAGGTGCCGTTTATGTTAATGGACAAAAGGTATCTGTATTAAATCCACGTGACACTGTAGCCGATATAACAGATTTCTTATCTCCTGGAGAAAATACAATTAAAGTGGAAGTTACCAGTATTTTAATGAATGCTTTAAGGGATTTATATCGTCCAGGTGGATTATATGAGGAACACACTACAAATGACCGGTATCCTGGATGGACAGGAAACGCTGATTCTGAAAACAATCAGTCCCGCGATTTTGGTATGACAGGTAATGTTGTTTTAAAAACTTATACCAAATCAGTAACTGTAGAAGTAAATAAAGATATCTTAAATTCTGTGATTACCTATGCAGAAAATGCAAAATCAAGTGGTGAATATGATAATGCCATTGAATCGGTACAAAAATCCTTTGATAAAGCATTGGAAAATGCGAAAGCAGTGGCAGACAATGCGGTAGCAACACAGAAAGAAGTGGATGTTGCATGGCAGACCTTGTTGAACGAAATCCATAAATTAGGATTTATCGCAGGGGATAAAGCAGAACTAGCAAGCTTAATCGAAGCAGCAAACGGAATTAATGCTGAACTAGACCGTTATATAGAAGCAGGCAAAGCGGATTTCACCGCAGCATTGGAAACAGCACAAGCAGTTTACCAAAATGGTGATGCAATGCAGTCAGAAATCAATGAAGCAGCAGATAATCTGCTAAACGCAATGCTGAACCTGAGATACAAAGCGGATAAAACCATCCTGGAAGAAGTGATAGCGGAAGCAGGAAAAGTAGATGCAAGCGTATACACAGCAGAAAGCTACGCAGTACTGACAGCAGCAGTAAATAATGCAAAAGCAGTAATGGAAAATGAAAACGCAACCCAGGAAGAAGTAGATACAGCAGTAGTAAGTGTACAAGAAGCAATGAAAGGTCTGGTAGCAGTAGAAAAACCATCTACCGAAACATCAGATGACAACAAAGCGGATAGTACACAAACAGGACAAGAAAGTACAACCACAAAAGCAAACGCAGCGAAAACAGGGGATATAACCCCAATCGCAGGAGCGATAACAATAGTAGTAGCAGGAACAGTACTGTTGATTTCCCGCAAGAAAAAATAA